The Streptomyces sp. DG1A-41 genomic sequence TCCGGGCCACACTCGCGCGCTGCGACGTGATCCGGCTCTCCACGTCCACGACCTGATCGGTGACGTCCTCCGCCTTGGCGCTGAGGTCGAGGAGCTTGCCCGCGCCCTCCAGCGCGGTGAGGACCTCGTCGTACTTCTCGACGGGCACGCGCAGCACGACGCGGGTGCGCTCGTGGTCCTCCTCGTCCCGGGTGGTGGTCTCGTTGCCGACGTAGCCGCCCGCGTTCTCGGCTCGGGTGCGGGCCACCTCCAGGGCCTTCGGGACGTCCTTGACCTGCACGGTCAGCGACGCGGTGCGGATGATGTGGCTCGTGGGGAGCTTCGGCGGCGCGGTCGCCCTGGCTCCGCTTCCGGCGCCGCCGGGGGCGGCCTCGTCCGCGCCGGCCTTGTCGTTCGCATGCGGGGCGGCGATCCCGCGGTCGGCGGCGGCGCTGCCGGCGGAGTCCTCGCCCGCGCCGCTGCATCCGGTGAGCGCGAGGGCCGCGGCCAGCAGGAGCGCGGCGAGAGCCGGGACGGGGTGGC encodes the following:
- a CDS encoding DUF4349 domain-containing protein → MRTRRPTRHPVPALAALLLAAALALTGCSGAGEDSAGSAAADRGIAAPHANDKAGADEAAPGGAGSGARATAPPKLPTSHIIRTASLTVQVKDVPKALEVARTRAENAGGYVGNETTTRDEEDHERTRVVLRVPVEKYDEVLTALEGAGKLLDLSAKAEDVTDQVVDVESRITSQRASVARIRELMDRATKLSDVVTLEGELSTRQADLEALLARQDSLKDRTSLATITLSLSETPVKKEAKDDDPGFVDALAGGWNAFVTMLRWLAVAVGAVLPFAAVGALLVLLWLRVVRPRLPRRPRPASATSALGPLPTARPAPQSTPARTSDEQD